In Carya illinoinensis cultivar Pawnee chromosome 10, C.illinoinensisPawnee_v1, whole genome shotgun sequence, one DNA window encodes the following:
- the LOC122278937 gene encoding uncharacterized protein LOC122278937 isoform X1, whose translation MSMKLQHDRFFRSSSSDPWLSGKPIRTRTSFKQVANLDHLLVNWGSLRKRYAIRLALLERNNYTFNHRSVGYRNNYLTSHKSRKMGHLCPLASADDGVTVNGSPQATTSGEMDGMRAKLSQSLQGEDGLVQSLHEAARIFELEIKQQDSLLKISWFSTAWLGVDRNAWMKTLSYQASVYSLLQAASEISSRGDGKDRDINRIVQKSLLRLSAPLESLIRDKLSAKQPEAFEWFWSKQVPVSMTSFANYFEGNVRFTAVCGKVMSLGSGNATDVSLLMLALTCIAAITKLGPAKVSCPQLFSMIPEITGRLMDSLVDFIPIRQAYDSMKDIGLCREFLAHFGPRAAACRVNNDWNSEEVIFWVNLVQKQLQRAIDREKIWSRLTTSESIEVLERDLAIFGFFIALGRSTKSFLSTSGYDVIDDPIEGFIRYLIGGSVLYYPQLSSISSYQLYVEVVCEELDWLPFYPGNIGTQGQLHGHKSKREGPPNAEAISLIIDVCSHWMQSFIKHSKWLEKPSNVKAAKFLSRGHNKLTECMEDLGMLKNDLVESNNKSSFERRGSKTYLPTEKESDSFDKALESVEGALIRLEKLLQELHVSSSSSGKEHLKAACSDLEKIRKLKKEAEFFEASFRAKAASLQQGDGDRNSQTSLGGKQPYLKGKKRNSTNVVLGKSNRLVNKSDGSWSSFFMRPPAMKPGPESTMDGSENGCVGQTSSNIDVPDSESNEMWRFELLRNELIELEKRVQRSTDQSDNEEEYNVTDDGAKYHADARDSQLIQVQKKKSIIEKSFVKLKETSTDVWQGTQLLAIDVAASMGLLRRVLVGDELTEKEKKAFRRTMTDLASVVPIGVLMLLPVTAVGHAAMLAAIQRYVPALIPSTYGPERLDLLRQLEKVKEMETSEENPNENSEELA comes from the exons atgtcGATGAAATTGCAACATGACAGATTCTTCCGTTCAAG CTCTTCAGACCCATGGCTATCGGGGAAGCCAATTAGAACCCGCACTTCCTTTAAACAAGTGGCTAACTTGGATCACCTCCTGGTAAATTGGGGTAGTTTGAGGAAGAGATACGCTATAAGGCTTGCTTTGTTGGAGAGGAATAATTACACTTTTAACCACCGGTCAGTGGGATATAGGAACAACTATTTAACATCTcataaatcaagaaaaatggGACACCTCTGTCCTCTTGCATCTGCTGATGATGGTGTAACTGTCAATGGAAGCCCCCAAGCAACTACGAGTGGTGAGATGGATGGAATGAGGGCCAAACTAAGTCAATCACTTCAAGGTGAAGATGGACTTGTCCAGTCTTTGCATGAGGCTGCCAGGATTTTTGAGTTGGAAATCAAACAACAGGATTCATTGTTAAAAATATCATGGTTTTCAACTGCCTGGCTTGGTGTAGACAGGAATGCATGGATGAAAACACTGTCTTATCAG GCTTCTGTATATTCCTTATTGCAAGCTGCAAGTGAGATTTCGTCCCGAGGTGATGGCAAAGACAGAGATATAAATCGTATTGTTCAAAAGAG TTTGTTACGGCTATCAGCTCCACTGGAGAGCTTAATCAGGGATAAATTATCAGCCAAGCAACCTGAAGCTTTTGAATGGTTTTGGTCCAAGCAAGTTCCAGTGTCAATGACGTCCTTTGCCAATTATTTTGAAGGGAATGTGCGCTTTACTGCTGT GTGTGGTAAAGTTATGTCATTGGGATCAGGGAATGCAACTGATGTATCACTCCTCATGCTTGCCCTTACTTGCATTGCTGCCATTACAAAACTTGGACCGGCAAAAGTTTCTTGTCCACAATTATTTTCCATGATTCCAGAAATAACTGGTAGATTGATGGACTCGCTGGTTGATTTTATTCCTATACGCCAGGCTTACGATTCTATGAAGGATATTGGACTATGCAGAGAATTTCTTGCCCATTTTGGTCCTCGAGCTGCAGCATGTAGGGTAAATAATGATTGGAATTCAGAAGAGGTCATTTTTTGGGTAAATCTTGTACAGAAGCAACTGCAACGAGCTATAGATAGGGAGAAAATATGGTCAAGACTGACTACGTCTGAAAGTATTGAG GTTTTGGAGAGGGATTTGGCTATATTTGGATTCTTTATTGCCTTGGGCAGAAGTACAAAGTCCTTCCTATCTACCAGTGGTTATGATGTTATAGATGATCCTATTGAAGGCTTCATTAG GTACCTTATCGGTGGCAGTGTGTTATACTATCCTCAACTTTCATCAATAAGTTCTTATCAATTGTATGTTGAG GTAGTCTGCGAAGAGTTGGATTGGTTGCCTTTTTATCCAGGAAACATTGGCACCCAAGGACAGTTGCATGGCCATAAAAGTAAAAGAGAAGGTCCTCCCAATGCTGAAGCTATCTCCCTAATAATTGATGTTTGCTCTCACTGGATGCAAAGCTTTATCAAACACAGTAAATGGCTGGAGAAACCTTCTAACGTCAAGGCAGCAAAATTCCTGTCTAGAGG GCACAACAAGTTGACGGAGTGCATGGAAGATTTGGGAATGTTGAA GAATGACTTGGTGGAAAGCAACAATAAGAGTTCTTTTGAGAGGAGAGGATCTAAGACTTATTTGCCAACTGAGAAAGAGTCGGATTCTTTTGACAAG GCATTGGAGAGTGTGGAAGGAGCTCTTATAAGACTAGAAAAGTTGCTTCAAGAGTTGCATGTATCAAGTTCCAGTTCTGGAAAAGAGCATCTAAAAGCTGCTTGTTCTGACCTTGAGAAAATAAGGAAGCTAAAAAAAGAGGCTGAATTTTTTGAGGCATCCTTCAGAGCGAAAGCAGCTTCCCTTCAGCAG GGAGATGGAGACCGTAATTCCCAGACAAGTTTGGGTGGGAAGCAACCGtacttgaaaggaaaaaaaaggaatagtACTAATGTAGTGCTGGGCAAGAGCAACAG ACTTGTCAATAAATCTGATGGATCGTGGAGCTCATTTTTTATGCGCCCTCCAGCCATGAAGCCTGGTCCAGAGTCAACTATGGATGGATCC GAAAATGGATGTGTGGGGCAGACTTCTTCCAATATTGATGTTCCGGACTCAGAATCTAATGAAATGTGGCGTTTTGAACTTTTAAGGAATGAGCTAATAGAACTGGAAAAACGTGTCCAAAGAAGTACTGATCAATCAGATAATGAGGAG GAGTATAACGTTACAGATGACGGTGCTAAGTATCATGCTGATGCAAGAGATTCTCAATTGATCCAGGTCCAGAAGAAAAAAAGTATTATCGAAAAATCATTTGTCAAGTTGAAAGAAACCAGCACG GATGTCTGGCAAGGAACCCAGCTTCTAGCCATCGATGTTGCTGCTTCTATGGGGTTGCTCAGACGCGTCCTAGTAGGAGATGAATTGactgaaaaggaaaagaaagcttTCAGAAGAACGATGACTGACTTAGCATCAGTTGTTCCAATTGGCGTTTTGATGCTTCTTCCT GTTACTGCAGTTGGACATGCGGCCATGTTGGCTGCCATTCAAAGATACGTACCGGCACTG ATACCATCTACGTATGGACCTGAAAGATTGGATCTCTTGAGGCAACTTGAGAAAGTCAAAGAGATGGAAACCAGTGAAGAAAATCCAAATGAAAATTCGGAGGAACTAGCCTGA
- the LOC122278937 gene encoding uncharacterized protein LOC122278937 isoform X3 has translation MSMKLQHDRFFRSSSSDPWLSGKPIRTRTSFKQVANLDHLLVNWGSLRKRYAIRLALLERNNYTFNHRSVGYRNNYLTSHKSRKMGHLCPLASADDGVTVNGSPQATTSGEMDGMRAKLSQSLQGEDGLVQSLHEAARIFELEIKQQDSLLKISWFSTAWLGVDRNAWMKTLSYQASVYSLLQAASEISSRGDGKDRDINRIVQKSLLRLSAPLESLIRDKLSAKQPEAFEWFWSKQVPVSMTSFANYFEGNVRFTAVCGKVMSLGSGNATDVSLLMLALTCIAAITKLGPAKVSCPQLFSMIPEITGRLMDSLVDFIPIRQAYDSMKDIGLCREFLAHFGPRAAACRVNNDWNSEEVIFWVNLVQKQLQRAIDREKIWSRLTTSESIEVLERDLAIFGFFIALGRSTKSFLSTSGYDVIDDPIEGFIRYLIGGSVLYYPQLSSISSYQLYVEVVCEELDWLPFYPGNIGTQGQLHGHKSKREGPPNAEAISLIIDVCSHWMQSFIKHSKWLEKPSNVKAAKFLSRGHNKLTECMEDLGMLKNDLVESNNKSSFERRGSKTYLPTEKESDSFDKALESVEGALIRLEKLLQELHVSSSSSGKEHLKAACSDLEKIRKLKKEAEFFEASFRAKAASLQQGDGDRNSQTSLGGKQPYLKGKKRNSTNVVLGKSNRLVNKSDGSWSSFFMRPPAMKPGPESTMDGSENGCVGQTSSNIDVPDSESNEMWRFELLRNELIELEKRVQRSTDQSDNEEVYLKLLNKILRCTEQIEPNLPLRGRVPWLGECWMGPRLKDFTFDSKMDSSSSYKFQKADS, from the exons atgtcGATGAAATTGCAACATGACAGATTCTTCCGTTCAAG CTCTTCAGACCCATGGCTATCGGGGAAGCCAATTAGAACCCGCACTTCCTTTAAACAAGTGGCTAACTTGGATCACCTCCTGGTAAATTGGGGTAGTTTGAGGAAGAGATACGCTATAAGGCTTGCTTTGTTGGAGAGGAATAATTACACTTTTAACCACCGGTCAGTGGGATATAGGAACAACTATTTAACATCTcataaatcaagaaaaatggGACACCTCTGTCCTCTTGCATCTGCTGATGATGGTGTAACTGTCAATGGAAGCCCCCAAGCAACTACGAGTGGTGAGATGGATGGAATGAGGGCCAAACTAAGTCAATCACTTCAAGGTGAAGATGGACTTGTCCAGTCTTTGCATGAGGCTGCCAGGATTTTTGAGTTGGAAATCAAACAACAGGATTCATTGTTAAAAATATCATGGTTTTCAACTGCCTGGCTTGGTGTAGACAGGAATGCATGGATGAAAACACTGTCTTATCAG GCTTCTGTATATTCCTTATTGCAAGCTGCAAGTGAGATTTCGTCCCGAGGTGATGGCAAAGACAGAGATATAAATCGTATTGTTCAAAAGAG TTTGTTACGGCTATCAGCTCCACTGGAGAGCTTAATCAGGGATAAATTATCAGCCAAGCAACCTGAAGCTTTTGAATGGTTTTGGTCCAAGCAAGTTCCAGTGTCAATGACGTCCTTTGCCAATTATTTTGAAGGGAATGTGCGCTTTACTGCTGT GTGTGGTAAAGTTATGTCATTGGGATCAGGGAATGCAACTGATGTATCACTCCTCATGCTTGCCCTTACTTGCATTGCTGCCATTACAAAACTTGGACCGGCAAAAGTTTCTTGTCCACAATTATTTTCCATGATTCCAGAAATAACTGGTAGATTGATGGACTCGCTGGTTGATTTTATTCCTATACGCCAGGCTTACGATTCTATGAAGGATATTGGACTATGCAGAGAATTTCTTGCCCATTTTGGTCCTCGAGCTGCAGCATGTAGGGTAAATAATGATTGGAATTCAGAAGAGGTCATTTTTTGGGTAAATCTTGTACAGAAGCAACTGCAACGAGCTATAGATAGGGAGAAAATATGGTCAAGACTGACTACGTCTGAAAGTATTGAG GTTTTGGAGAGGGATTTGGCTATATTTGGATTCTTTATTGCCTTGGGCAGAAGTACAAAGTCCTTCCTATCTACCAGTGGTTATGATGTTATAGATGATCCTATTGAAGGCTTCATTAG GTACCTTATCGGTGGCAGTGTGTTATACTATCCTCAACTTTCATCAATAAGTTCTTATCAATTGTATGTTGAG GTAGTCTGCGAAGAGTTGGATTGGTTGCCTTTTTATCCAGGAAACATTGGCACCCAAGGACAGTTGCATGGCCATAAAAGTAAAAGAGAAGGTCCTCCCAATGCTGAAGCTATCTCCCTAATAATTGATGTTTGCTCTCACTGGATGCAAAGCTTTATCAAACACAGTAAATGGCTGGAGAAACCTTCTAACGTCAAGGCAGCAAAATTCCTGTCTAGAGG GCACAACAAGTTGACGGAGTGCATGGAAGATTTGGGAATGTTGAA GAATGACTTGGTGGAAAGCAACAATAAGAGTTCTTTTGAGAGGAGAGGATCTAAGACTTATTTGCCAACTGAGAAAGAGTCGGATTCTTTTGACAAG GCATTGGAGAGTGTGGAAGGAGCTCTTATAAGACTAGAAAAGTTGCTTCAAGAGTTGCATGTATCAAGTTCCAGTTCTGGAAAAGAGCATCTAAAAGCTGCTTGTTCTGACCTTGAGAAAATAAGGAAGCTAAAAAAAGAGGCTGAATTTTTTGAGGCATCCTTCAGAGCGAAAGCAGCTTCCCTTCAGCAG GGAGATGGAGACCGTAATTCCCAGACAAGTTTGGGTGGGAAGCAACCGtacttgaaaggaaaaaaaaggaatagtACTAATGTAGTGCTGGGCAAGAGCAACAG ACTTGTCAATAAATCTGATGGATCGTGGAGCTCATTTTTTATGCGCCCTCCAGCCATGAAGCCTGGTCCAGAGTCAACTATGGATGGATCC GAAAATGGATGTGTGGGGCAGACTTCTTCCAATATTGATGTTCCGGACTCAGAATCTAATGAAATGTGGCGTTTTGAACTTTTAAGGAATGAGCTAATAGAACTGGAAAAACGTGTCCAAAGAAGTACTGATCAATCAGATAATGAGGAGGTATATCTCAAACTCTTAAATAAGATACTCAGATGCACAGAACAAATAGAGCCAAATCTGCCATTACGAGGTAGAGTTCCTTGGCTTGGCGAATGTTGGATGGGGCCTAGGTTAAAG GATTTTACATTTGATAGCAAAATGGACAGCTCTTCTTCCTATAAATTCCAAAAGGCTGACTCCTGA
- the LOC122278937 gene encoding uncharacterized protein LOC122278937 isoform X4, which yields MSMKLQHDRFFRSSSSDPWLSGKPIRTRTSFKQVANLDHLLVNWGSLRKRYAIRLALLERNNYTFNHRSVGYRNNYLTSHKSRKMGHLCPLASADDGVTVNGSPQATTSGEMDGMRAKLSQSLQGEDGLVQSLHEAARIFELEIKQQDSLLKISWFSTAWLGVDRNAWMKTLSYQASVYSLLQAASEISSRGDGKDRDINRIVQKSLLRLSAPLESLIRDKLSAKQPEAFEWFWSKQVPVSMTSFANYFEGNVRFTAVCGKVMSLGSGNATDVSLLMLALTCIAAITKLGPAKVSCPQLFSMIPEITGRLMDSLVDFIPIRQAYDSMKDIGLCREFLAHFGPRAAACRVNNDWNSEEVIFWVNLVQKQLQRAIDREKIWSRLTTSESIEVLERDLAIFGFFIALGRSTKSFLSTSGYDVIDDPIEGFIRYLIGGSVLYYPQLSSISSYQLYVEVVCEELDWLPFYPGNIGTQGQLHGHKSKREGPPNAEAISLIIDVCSHWMQSFIKHSKWLEKPSNVKAAKFLSRGHNKLTECMEDLGMLKNDLVESNNKSSFERRGSKTYLPTEKESDSFDKALESVEGALIRLEKLLQELHVSSSSSGKEHLKAACSDLEKIRKLKKEAEFFEASFRAKAASLQQGDGDRNSQTSLGGKQPYLKGKKRNSTNVVLGKSNRLVNKSDGSWSSFFMRPPAMKPGPESTMDGSENGCVGQTSSNIDVPDSESNEMWRFELLRNELIELEKRVQRSTDQSDNEEDFTFDSKMDSSSSYKFQKADS from the exons atgtcGATGAAATTGCAACATGACAGATTCTTCCGTTCAAG CTCTTCAGACCCATGGCTATCGGGGAAGCCAATTAGAACCCGCACTTCCTTTAAACAAGTGGCTAACTTGGATCACCTCCTGGTAAATTGGGGTAGTTTGAGGAAGAGATACGCTATAAGGCTTGCTTTGTTGGAGAGGAATAATTACACTTTTAACCACCGGTCAGTGGGATATAGGAACAACTATTTAACATCTcataaatcaagaaaaatggGACACCTCTGTCCTCTTGCATCTGCTGATGATGGTGTAACTGTCAATGGAAGCCCCCAAGCAACTACGAGTGGTGAGATGGATGGAATGAGGGCCAAACTAAGTCAATCACTTCAAGGTGAAGATGGACTTGTCCAGTCTTTGCATGAGGCTGCCAGGATTTTTGAGTTGGAAATCAAACAACAGGATTCATTGTTAAAAATATCATGGTTTTCAACTGCCTGGCTTGGTGTAGACAGGAATGCATGGATGAAAACACTGTCTTATCAG GCTTCTGTATATTCCTTATTGCAAGCTGCAAGTGAGATTTCGTCCCGAGGTGATGGCAAAGACAGAGATATAAATCGTATTGTTCAAAAGAG TTTGTTACGGCTATCAGCTCCACTGGAGAGCTTAATCAGGGATAAATTATCAGCCAAGCAACCTGAAGCTTTTGAATGGTTTTGGTCCAAGCAAGTTCCAGTGTCAATGACGTCCTTTGCCAATTATTTTGAAGGGAATGTGCGCTTTACTGCTGT GTGTGGTAAAGTTATGTCATTGGGATCAGGGAATGCAACTGATGTATCACTCCTCATGCTTGCCCTTACTTGCATTGCTGCCATTACAAAACTTGGACCGGCAAAAGTTTCTTGTCCACAATTATTTTCCATGATTCCAGAAATAACTGGTAGATTGATGGACTCGCTGGTTGATTTTATTCCTATACGCCAGGCTTACGATTCTATGAAGGATATTGGACTATGCAGAGAATTTCTTGCCCATTTTGGTCCTCGAGCTGCAGCATGTAGGGTAAATAATGATTGGAATTCAGAAGAGGTCATTTTTTGGGTAAATCTTGTACAGAAGCAACTGCAACGAGCTATAGATAGGGAGAAAATATGGTCAAGACTGACTACGTCTGAAAGTATTGAG GTTTTGGAGAGGGATTTGGCTATATTTGGATTCTTTATTGCCTTGGGCAGAAGTACAAAGTCCTTCCTATCTACCAGTGGTTATGATGTTATAGATGATCCTATTGAAGGCTTCATTAG GTACCTTATCGGTGGCAGTGTGTTATACTATCCTCAACTTTCATCAATAAGTTCTTATCAATTGTATGTTGAG GTAGTCTGCGAAGAGTTGGATTGGTTGCCTTTTTATCCAGGAAACATTGGCACCCAAGGACAGTTGCATGGCCATAAAAGTAAAAGAGAAGGTCCTCCCAATGCTGAAGCTATCTCCCTAATAATTGATGTTTGCTCTCACTGGATGCAAAGCTTTATCAAACACAGTAAATGGCTGGAGAAACCTTCTAACGTCAAGGCAGCAAAATTCCTGTCTAGAGG GCACAACAAGTTGACGGAGTGCATGGAAGATTTGGGAATGTTGAA GAATGACTTGGTGGAAAGCAACAATAAGAGTTCTTTTGAGAGGAGAGGATCTAAGACTTATTTGCCAACTGAGAAAGAGTCGGATTCTTTTGACAAG GCATTGGAGAGTGTGGAAGGAGCTCTTATAAGACTAGAAAAGTTGCTTCAAGAGTTGCATGTATCAAGTTCCAGTTCTGGAAAAGAGCATCTAAAAGCTGCTTGTTCTGACCTTGAGAAAATAAGGAAGCTAAAAAAAGAGGCTGAATTTTTTGAGGCATCCTTCAGAGCGAAAGCAGCTTCCCTTCAGCAG GGAGATGGAGACCGTAATTCCCAGACAAGTTTGGGTGGGAAGCAACCGtacttgaaaggaaaaaaaaggaatagtACTAATGTAGTGCTGGGCAAGAGCAACAG ACTTGTCAATAAATCTGATGGATCGTGGAGCTCATTTTTTATGCGCCCTCCAGCCATGAAGCCTGGTCCAGAGTCAACTATGGATGGATCC GAAAATGGATGTGTGGGGCAGACTTCTTCCAATATTGATGTTCCGGACTCAGAATCTAATGAAATGTGGCGTTTTGAACTTTTAAGGAATGAGCTAATAGAACTGGAAAAACGTGTCCAAAGAAGTACTGATCAATCAGATAATGAGGAG GATTTTACATTTGATAGCAAAATGGACAGCTCTTCTTCCTATAAATTCCAAAAGGCTGACTCCTGA
- the LOC122278937 gene encoding uncharacterized protein LOC122278937 isoform X2: protein MGHLCPLASADDGVTVNGSPQATTSGEMDGMRAKLSQSLQGEDGLVQSLHEAARIFELEIKQQDSLLKISWFSTAWLGVDRNAWMKTLSYQASVYSLLQAASEISSRGDGKDRDINRIVQKSLLRLSAPLESLIRDKLSAKQPEAFEWFWSKQVPVSMTSFANYFEGNVRFTAVCGKVMSLGSGNATDVSLLMLALTCIAAITKLGPAKVSCPQLFSMIPEITGRLMDSLVDFIPIRQAYDSMKDIGLCREFLAHFGPRAAACRVNNDWNSEEVIFWVNLVQKQLQRAIDREKIWSRLTTSESIEVLERDLAIFGFFIALGRSTKSFLSTSGYDVIDDPIEGFIRYLIGGSVLYYPQLSSISSYQLYVEVVCEELDWLPFYPGNIGTQGQLHGHKSKREGPPNAEAISLIIDVCSHWMQSFIKHSKWLEKPSNVKAAKFLSRGHNKLTECMEDLGMLKNDLVESNNKSSFERRGSKTYLPTEKESDSFDKALESVEGALIRLEKLLQELHVSSSSSGKEHLKAACSDLEKIRKLKKEAEFFEASFRAKAASLQQGDGDRNSQTSLGGKQPYLKGKKRNSTNVVLGKSNRLVNKSDGSWSSFFMRPPAMKPGPESTMDGSENGCVGQTSSNIDVPDSESNEMWRFELLRNELIELEKRVQRSTDQSDNEEEYNVTDDGAKYHADARDSQLIQVQKKKSIIEKSFVKLKETSTDVWQGTQLLAIDVAASMGLLRRVLVGDELTEKEKKAFRRTMTDLASVVPIGVLMLLPVTAVGHAAMLAAIQRYVPALIPSTYGPERLDLLRQLEKVKEMETSEENPNENSEELA, encoded by the exons atggGACACCTCTGTCCTCTTGCATCTGCTGATGATGGTGTAACTGTCAATGGAAGCCCCCAAGCAACTACGAGTGGTGAGATGGATGGAATGAGGGCCAAACTAAGTCAATCACTTCAAGGTGAAGATGGACTTGTCCAGTCTTTGCATGAGGCTGCCAGGATTTTTGAGTTGGAAATCAAACAACAGGATTCATTGTTAAAAATATCATGGTTTTCAACTGCCTGGCTTGGTGTAGACAGGAATGCATGGATGAAAACACTGTCTTATCAG GCTTCTGTATATTCCTTATTGCAAGCTGCAAGTGAGATTTCGTCCCGAGGTGATGGCAAAGACAGAGATATAAATCGTATTGTTCAAAAGAG TTTGTTACGGCTATCAGCTCCACTGGAGAGCTTAATCAGGGATAAATTATCAGCCAAGCAACCTGAAGCTTTTGAATGGTTTTGGTCCAAGCAAGTTCCAGTGTCAATGACGTCCTTTGCCAATTATTTTGAAGGGAATGTGCGCTTTACTGCTGT GTGTGGTAAAGTTATGTCATTGGGATCAGGGAATGCAACTGATGTATCACTCCTCATGCTTGCCCTTACTTGCATTGCTGCCATTACAAAACTTGGACCGGCAAAAGTTTCTTGTCCACAATTATTTTCCATGATTCCAGAAATAACTGGTAGATTGATGGACTCGCTGGTTGATTTTATTCCTATACGCCAGGCTTACGATTCTATGAAGGATATTGGACTATGCAGAGAATTTCTTGCCCATTTTGGTCCTCGAGCTGCAGCATGTAGGGTAAATAATGATTGGAATTCAGAAGAGGTCATTTTTTGGGTAAATCTTGTACAGAAGCAACTGCAACGAGCTATAGATAGGGAGAAAATATGGTCAAGACTGACTACGTCTGAAAGTATTGAG GTTTTGGAGAGGGATTTGGCTATATTTGGATTCTTTATTGCCTTGGGCAGAAGTACAAAGTCCTTCCTATCTACCAGTGGTTATGATGTTATAGATGATCCTATTGAAGGCTTCATTAG GTACCTTATCGGTGGCAGTGTGTTATACTATCCTCAACTTTCATCAATAAGTTCTTATCAATTGTATGTTGAG GTAGTCTGCGAAGAGTTGGATTGGTTGCCTTTTTATCCAGGAAACATTGGCACCCAAGGACAGTTGCATGGCCATAAAAGTAAAAGAGAAGGTCCTCCCAATGCTGAAGCTATCTCCCTAATAATTGATGTTTGCTCTCACTGGATGCAAAGCTTTATCAAACACAGTAAATGGCTGGAGAAACCTTCTAACGTCAAGGCAGCAAAATTCCTGTCTAGAGG GCACAACAAGTTGACGGAGTGCATGGAAGATTTGGGAATGTTGAA GAATGACTTGGTGGAAAGCAACAATAAGAGTTCTTTTGAGAGGAGAGGATCTAAGACTTATTTGCCAACTGAGAAAGAGTCGGATTCTTTTGACAAG GCATTGGAGAGTGTGGAAGGAGCTCTTATAAGACTAGAAAAGTTGCTTCAAGAGTTGCATGTATCAAGTTCCAGTTCTGGAAAAGAGCATCTAAAAGCTGCTTGTTCTGACCTTGAGAAAATAAGGAAGCTAAAAAAAGAGGCTGAATTTTTTGAGGCATCCTTCAGAGCGAAAGCAGCTTCCCTTCAGCAG GGAGATGGAGACCGTAATTCCCAGACAAGTTTGGGTGGGAAGCAACCGtacttgaaaggaaaaaaaaggaatagtACTAATGTAGTGCTGGGCAAGAGCAACAG ACTTGTCAATAAATCTGATGGATCGTGGAGCTCATTTTTTATGCGCCCTCCAGCCATGAAGCCTGGTCCAGAGTCAACTATGGATGGATCC GAAAATGGATGTGTGGGGCAGACTTCTTCCAATATTGATGTTCCGGACTCAGAATCTAATGAAATGTGGCGTTTTGAACTTTTAAGGAATGAGCTAATAGAACTGGAAAAACGTGTCCAAAGAAGTACTGATCAATCAGATAATGAGGAG GAGTATAACGTTACAGATGACGGTGCTAAGTATCATGCTGATGCAAGAGATTCTCAATTGATCCAGGTCCAGAAGAAAAAAAGTATTATCGAAAAATCATTTGTCAAGTTGAAAGAAACCAGCACG GATGTCTGGCAAGGAACCCAGCTTCTAGCCATCGATGTTGCTGCTTCTATGGGGTTGCTCAGACGCGTCCTAGTAGGAGATGAATTGactgaaaaggaaaagaaagcttTCAGAAGAACGATGACTGACTTAGCATCAGTTGTTCCAATTGGCGTTTTGATGCTTCTTCCT GTTACTGCAGTTGGACATGCGGCCATGTTGGCTGCCATTCAAAGATACGTACCGGCACTG ATACCATCTACGTATGGACCTGAAAGATTGGATCTCTTGAGGCAACTTGAGAAAGTCAAAGAGATGGAAACCAGTGAAGAAAATCCAAATGAAAATTCGGAGGAACTAGCCTGA